A stretch of the Candidatus Aminicenantes bacterium genome encodes the following:
- the xseA gene encoding exodeoxyribonuclease VII large subunit: protein MKEENAPPLGRDVVRPGTLVVKDKIYSVTELTSVIKIALETAFPQVWVEGEVSNSRKYGSGHIYLTLKDAGSSIPAVIWRGDAARLKFEIKDGQQFVCRGKIDVYPPRGAYQLIIDRVEPKGKGALQLAFEQLKEKLKAEGLFDPARKRKLPLRPKRIGIVTSPTGAAIVDILRTLDRRSAKLHVLIYPARVQGDGAADDIVAGIETLGAMPGLDVLIVGRGGGSIEDLWSFNEERVARAIAASPIPVISAVGHEVDFTIADFVADIRASTPTAAAELVVATEEAFADRIANLERRAGQSLRFSVQERRHELTALAQHRAFQGFRLLLRGLEQGVDDLEGRAWEAIRSRQRQIAEARSRAVLGEERMASVLRARLRDGSSRAALVEQRIASVFRARLAAWRGDWETLAAGLHAQSPLAVLKKGYTLVWGRESAAPEAARRPIISVADVKAGNQVAVSFFKGEFTAV, encoded by the coding sequence ATGAAGGAAGAGAACGCCCCCCCTCTCGGCCGCGACGTCGTCCGCCCCGGCACGCTCGTCGTCAAAGACAAGATCTACTCGGTCACCGAGCTGACCTCGGTCATCAAGATCGCCCTCGAGACCGCCTTCCCCCAGGTCTGGGTCGAAGGCGAAGTCTCCAACTCCCGCAAATACGGTTCGGGCCACATCTACCTGACCCTCAAAGACGCGGGCAGCTCCATCCCGGCCGTCATCTGGCGGGGCGACGCCGCCCGGCTCAAGTTCGAGATCAAGGACGGCCAGCAGTTCGTCTGCCGCGGCAAGATCGACGTCTATCCGCCGCGCGGCGCCTATCAATTGATCATCGACCGGGTTGAGCCCAAGGGCAAGGGCGCCCTTCAGCTGGCCTTCGAACAGCTCAAGGAGAAGCTCAAGGCCGAAGGCCTGTTCGACCCGGCCCGCAAGCGCAAGCTCCCGCTCCGGCCCAAGCGCATCGGGATTGTGACTTCGCCCACCGGGGCGGCCATCGTCGACATCCTGCGGACCCTGGATCGCCGCTCGGCCAAGCTCCATGTTCTGATCTATCCGGCTCGGGTCCAGGGCGATGGCGCGGCCGACGATATCGTGGCCGGGATCGAGACGCTCGGCGCCATGCCCGGCCTCGACGTGCTTATCGTCGGCCGGGGCGGCGGCTCGATCGAGGATCTCTGGTCGTTCAACGAGGAGCGAGTCGCCCGCGCCATCGCCGCCTCGCCCATCCCGGTCATCTCGGCCGTCGGGCACGAGGTCGACTTCACCATCGCCGACTTCGTGGCCGACATCCGGGCCTCGACCCCCACGGCCGCGGCCGAGCTGGTCGTGGCGACCGAGGAGGCCTTCGCCGATCGGATCGCCAACCTGGAGCGCCGGGCCGGGCAAAGCCTGCGCTTCTCCGTACAGGAGCGGCGCCACGAGCTGACCGCTCTGGCCCAGCATCGCGCCTTCCAGGGCTTCCGTCTCCTCCTGCGCGGGCTGGAGCAAGGCGTTGACGACCTGGAAGGGCGAGCCTGGGAGGCGATCCGCAGCCGCCAGCGCCAGATCGCCGAAGCCCGCTCCCGCGCCGTGCTGGGGGAAGAGCGGATGGCATCCGTGCTGCGGGCCCGCCTGCGGGACGGCTCGTCGCGGGCCGCCCTGGTCGAGCAGCGGATCGCCTCGGTCTTCCGGGCCCGTCTGGCCGCCTGGCGGGGAGATTGGGAGACTCTGGCCGCCGGCCTGCACGCCCAAAGCCCCCTGGCGGTCCTGAAGAAGGGCTACACCCTGGTTTGGGGC
- the cysQ gene encoding 3'(2'),5'-bisphosphate nucleotidase CysQ, translated as MTRIALALRAAVAAGDEIMAVYGGEFAVEHKDDRSPLTEADRRAHARITEILLPAGVPILSEEGRDIPYAERRGWPLLWIVDPLDGTKEFIKRNGEFTVNIALVREGRPVFGVIYAPAADVLYLGEEKLGGFKLAADRAILRAMVSPGGNPVERFIRLAIRLPFESEARPFTVVASRSHRSPETEAYIEALRSEHGDLILASSGSSLKLALVAEGSADIYPRFAPTMEWDTAAGQAVAEASGARVLSATDGTPLVYNKPALTNPWFIVKGSGLKI; from the coding sequence ATGACGCGCATTGCCCTGGCCCTGCGGGCCGCCGTCGCCGCGGGCGACGAGATCATGGCTGTCTATGGTGGGGAATTCGCGGTCGAACACAAGGATGACCGCTCCCCCCTGACCGAGGCGGATCGACGGGCCCATGCCCGCATAACCGAGATTCTCCTCCCCGCGGGCGTGCCCATCCTCAGCGAGGAAGGCCGCGATATCCCCTACGCAGAGCGCCGCGGGTGGCCGCTGCTCTGGATTGTGGATCCCCTCGATGGGACCAAGGAATTCATCAAGCGGAACGGCGAATTCACCGTCAACATCGCCCTGGTCCGGGAAGGGCGGCCTGTTTTCGGGGTGATCTACGCCCCGGCCGCGGACGTCCTTTATCTGGGCGAGGAGAAGCTGGGCGGATTCAAACTTGCGGCCGACAGGGCCATCCTGCGGGCCATGGTTTCGCCGGGGGGGAATCCCGTCGAACGGTTTATCCGCCTGGCCATCCGGCTTCCGTTTGAATCGGAAGCGCGGCCATTTACGGTCGTGGCCAGCCGCAGCCATCGCAGCCCCGAGACCGAGGCTTATATCGAGGCACTGCGCTCCGAACACGGTGATCTGATCCTGGCCTCGAGCGGCAGTTCGCTCAAATTGGCGCTGGTGGCGGAGGGTTCGGCCGACATCTATCCCCGGTTCGCGCCGACTATGGAGTGGGATACCGCCGCGGGTCAGGCCGTGGCCGAGGCCTCGGGCGCGCGGGTTTTATCGGCTACGGACGGCACCCCCCTGGTTTACAACAAGCCCGCTTTGACCAACCCCTGGTTCATCGTAAAGGGGTCAGGTCTTAAGATAT